The genomic interval TGTCTAAAATCTCCGGAATAACCATAAAactctatttcctatttttcaaaaaaatttccacatttcctctattttttcttgaattttcttttcttttctttttattttctatttctttttcttttatttctcctcttcttctccaccttcttcttcctcctcctgccTGCAACTCcatcttctcctttctttcttcttctttatcttcttcttcttcttcttctttttccttctcttctcttctttttcctttcatttcttcttcttcttcctttctcttctttcctccATGGCCGAACCAGCACATCCCCCGCGCACAATGCTGCACGCACTAGCTCCACCTCCGCGGCTACTTCACCCGTCGCCGGCCATCACTATCGTCTTCTAGTAGCCGCACGACCATTGCCACAGCCGCCCGAACCAGCAACTAGCTTCCTCGCGCGACTCGAGCTGCTTGCGTGCTAGCTGCCATGTCCACTGATCTCCATTACTGGTTCACCAAGGCCCCTTGGTTGCTGCCCCGCCGTTGGCATTCCCGGCTTCTACACGATCGGCTCGGCCCGCCACTACCACGAACCACCAGCCAGCCTCATCGCCTCGGCCATCGCTACCCTGCTCGAACTAGCATGCTTCTATCTTCTCCTAGcatcgcggccatggctgcattAGCTCGCCTCCAGCCATGATCGGCCCCGAGCTCTTTCTCCCCCATGTGAACTCTCtttcgatctctctctcaagctccctCTTAGCCTCACGATCTCTCGGCCAGCTTCTCCCTTGTCATTTTCTTGCtttcatttctctctatttataggcaattccATTGCCTCGAGCTTGCCATGGCGCCATCCCTCAATGCATATAACTCATGCAATTTTCAGCTAACACGTTTGCAGAGGCGTGGTGTTAAATTTGCAGCGCATGGGTTCCAATCTGCAGGGTATGGGATTTACAGAGCCATGTCTCACGCATGCCcacctatacatatatatatatatatatgattatataattatattatacatttaaatctcattttttatttttatttcatttgggcAATttcataattacaattatactcctaaatattgaattattttgcatttcaatattgaaaatacaaaattaataactttaaagttacttaATTTGGTCGATTTTGCCCCAATGTCCTCACCGGGCCATTGGTTGATCCCGAAATTACTGAAGGGTTGATCATTATacaaaatcgaagcccccctaAGGTTTCGTTAATTTTTcgagagtctcctacaacgattcgatcttacagcctaattagtagctgtaccgaaaactgttcccgattcgatttcttttgataccataaatcgtATATCGAGACCATGTAATttttaagtaagtgattttttgctaattttgtgTCTGCTTGCATATTTGACTATTGCATTTAGTTAGAAACTTATGAATTGGCGTGGCTGGAAACCTGGAATTTGTTATTGTGAAtctgttattgaatatttgaatagaccatatttttgccttctCTTGTTTAAACTCTAGAAATATCGTTGTTGTATTGGCCTTGCATTTGCCTcaaattttgagttaaatattttaattattcgattattgaattgtgttatttttttatttatgtatctTAGAATTTAAGATGAAACAACAACTTTTTGCGAGGCAAAAAGAGAGATCGTCACACTAGTAAAAGTACTTCAATTCATTGTGAACAAAATCAATATAGCacaagtttaataatttttttgtttcaaaatttcatcaagcacaaatttagtgaaaatttattatattaatttttttattacataaaaattttattatattaactttttaaagTTTAGACGCCCAACCTAAATTCCTGGATCCGCCAGTGGCAATATTGGAGGCGCGTTTGGCCTTTCAGTGGGAATTTTACAATCCATACAGCTTAGGTGAAAGTCGTGGAGTGAGTATCACATCGACGGGTCTGGCTTTAGATAGCGCCATCCCTGATCCTTCCCTCATATCAACACTTCCATCCATGGGAGTAGCAAAATTGAAACCTTGAATAACACGAGCGAGCGTCAAGTGCACCATTCGCATGCTAGCTGTAATGCCGGGACACATTCTCCGGCCAGTGCTGTACGGAAGGTACTCAAGTTGGTGCCCTCTCACATCCGGCCTCTCATGGCTAGGGAGGAATCTGTCTGGCCTGAATTCACCTGGATCAGCCCATGCATTCGGGTCGCGATGCAGCTTCCATAAGTTTACGATTAATGTTGTTCCTTTGGGAACGTGGTAGCCTCCAACGTAGCAATCTGCGCGGGCTTCTCGCGGCACTGATAATGGGCCAGATGGATATAAGCGCAGAGTTTCTTTGACAATGGCTTGAAGATATGGCAAGTTATTGATGTCTGATTCTTCTGCCCATCTTTCTTTGCCGACGTGAAGGTCGAGCTCTTCTTGCGCCCCCTTTAGGGTTTCTTTGTGGTTTAGTAAGAGGGATAGTCCCCACGTCATGGTGAGAGCTGGGGTTTCTGTTCCTGCTAAGATGAAGAGCTGCACAATACAAATTGGGTATGGTAAAGACAAACTAAAatcaaagtatttttatttagattaatatttttttattcttcaaatatatcataattttatttatagataactTTCACCGGTAATTTTGTGAATTAGTATAGtcatcattttaaattttgacaGATTGTATTTAGTGAAATCCATTGCCATTCATGATAACTAAATGAGTCATGTTATTTGTACAGTAAAGAGTTTTACAGATGAGTGTACAGGATGATATATCGCGATTTTTGTTCACCCCCATTTTCTCTTCCCTTCCCTCAGTGCTGCAACCGATCACCCACTGTTGCCCCTCTTGTTGTTTTTTCTCGCCTCGCCTCCTCGCCGTTGCATCCTCCAGCAATCAGCTCATCTCTCGTCGTTTCATCAGAACCTCGATGCAGCGGCGAGGCGACATGCGAAAGGCAAGCTAGTTGTAGGAGAATGTAGCGGCGAGGAGGAGAGGCAGTAAGGCGACAGCGGCGAGAAGAAACGATGCAACTAAGGTGAAGAACGACAACGAGAAGGTCGCGGTGGATGGTCTATTGTAGCGGCGAGAGGAATGGGATAAAGGAGAGGTTGTTGGAAGGGAAATGGGCAAAATAGTCcttgagagaggagagaaaagaacaaaatgatCATTCAATCCACCCGCAAAAATCTTATGGatacaaatagcattactctAACTACATATGGGATTTTGAAGcaacacactacaaaaaaattgatttttagcggcggtttctaaaaccgccgcaaaaaatgaaattttgcggcggtttgcaaaccgccgcaaaatactattttagcggcgattttttttacattttgcggtggttttcaaaaaatcgccgctaaatttagaaaataattaaataattaaataataaaatttaatttagcgacggtttcttaaaaaccgccgctaaattcaaaaattattaaataatttaaaattaaaattaaattaatatttgcggcggttttgaaaatcgccgcaaaattcattaaaaaatttaatttagcggcggtttctgaaaaaccgccgctaaattcaaaaattattaaataatttaaaattaaaattaaattaatatttgcggcggttttcaaaaccgccgcaaaattcattaaaaaaaattaatttagcggcagtttctgaaaaatcgccgctaaattcaaaaattattaaataatttaaaattaaaattaaattaatatttgcggcggttttcaaaaccgccgcaaaattcattaaaaaatttaatttagcggcggtttctgaaaaaaccgccgctaaattcaaaaattattaaataatttaaaattaaaattaaaataatatttgcggcggttttcaaaaccgccgcaaaattcattaaaaaatttaatttagcggcggtttctgaaaaatcgccgctaaattcaaaaataattaaataatttataattaaaattaaattaatatttgcgacgatttttcaaaaccgtcgcaaaattcattaaaatatttaatttaatttttaaaaaagaaatttccccccaaaacttgcattaataatttacaattaatacttattgtattaataatttatattttataatttacattaataatttaaaattttcaattgctttgaaataataagtagtaataaaattttccccaaaatttgcattaatgatttacatttaatacttattgcattaataatttacattttgtaatttgcatctttatatatataaaaaaaggatagttttcgaaaaagaaatttccccccaaaacttgcattaatgatttacaaataatacttattgcattaataatttgtattttgtaatttacattaataatttaaaattttcaattgttttgaaataataaatagtaataaaattttctcccaaattaatgatttgcatttagtacttattgcattaataatttatattttgtaatttgcatctttatatatataaaagtaggatagtcttcaaaaaagaaatttccccccaaaatttgcattaatgatttacatttaatacttattgcattaataatttacattttgtaatttgcatctttatatatataaaagaatgatagttttcaaaaaagaaatttccccccaaaacttgcattaatgatttacaaataatacttattgcattaataatttgtattttgtaatttgcattaataatttaaaattttcaattgttttgaaataataaatagtaataaaattttctcccaaattaatgatttgcatttagtacttattgcattaataatttacattttgtaatttgcatctttatatatataaaagtatgatagtcttcaaaaaagaaatttccccccaaaatttgcattaatgatttacatttaatacttattgcattaataatttacattttgtaatttgcatctttatatatataaaagaaagatagttttcaaaaaagaaatttccccccaaaacttgcattaatgatttacaaataatacttattgcattaataatttgtattttgtaatttgcattaataatttaaaattttcaattgttttgaaataataaatagtaataaaattttcccccaaattaataatttgcgtttagtacttattgcattaataatttacattttgtaatttgcatctttacatatataaaaataggatagtcttcaaaaaagaaattttcctccaaaacttgcattaatgatttacaattaatactgattgaattaataatttgcattttgtaatttgcattaataatttaaatctttcaattgctttgaaatgataagtagtaataaaattttcccgcaaaacttgcatttaatacttattacattaataatttacattttataatttgcattaataatttaaatctttcaattgtttcgaaataatatatactaattatgtaaaattaataataaattttaaatatacaagtttttcaatgctaattgttttatattaaatttgcatgaattttatgagaaatattaatagacaacttaaactattaattaagtcatagaaaagtatctatttatttaatatattatttttatatctttattctatgtatatttatataataataaaatatgatagttaaataaagtattttgccaaatgtcaattattagggttgtcaagtattagagttcttcaatactaattaatatttaaggtatcacatttttacgactatggaagaaatcaaaattcattttttaaaaattttgttattattgaaaaaacttattcttactcatatttaagagttttaatttatatttataattataatataataaataaaaaataacgaacgtctttaagtgaaaatattatagattttataatatttatttataaataaatataatataataaaaaaaattataagtatattgaattaaaagtgttctccattaacatattgaatagtgaataattaagtaaacttaaattttttcaatatgattaaagattaaaaaattataattatcaatttagttaaaattatttaaaataataaatttatttttttatttttaaattaaactctcccacatATCACGGGATTTACcactagttaaaaatttaatttaaaaaaataaaaataaaaataaatttaacaaaattttaataattttaaaatatatataatttttttatttttaataaattaatttagttaatttaattcaattaatttatttttaatttattcctttattcttttaaaaaatgataaattaattaatgtttttctttctatattaaaaaatataaagtataattctaaaaaatagtggtatataatttatatatgtaattataattaacaagggaagttggtagatcaggcaggtttcaagcatgcaatggcatatgggaggttgtgggttcgaaactggggaaggggttaatttccagcctcgccacgtggcgcgcggatatgcggccacgtggctgggcggtgggcaaccgtgtgggcgcgggcgggtgagagtgtaaaatttttaatttaaattttaattttttatttttttaattttttattttttaaaaattttaatttttttaatttttgcgacggtttaaaaaccgccgctaaaataaaaaattttaattttttttaattttagcggcgatttttaaaaccaccgctaaaattaaaaaaatcgccgcaaaatcagtgatttagtggcggttattccagcggttggtcaaaatcgccgctaaatgctccacgaCGGCTGGTTCAGCGGCGGTTTTCATCACTTAGCGGCGattaaaaactgccgctaaatgcaaaaaaaaccgccgctaaatgccaatttttttgtagtgacagtatttttatcttaaatataACTACTAAAAATTTATAGTGAATTCTTagctataaatataaatataaatatgatgtACAGTTGTAAAAGTTTAAAAAGGAattccatttcattttatttgtaacggtaaaagaatatttaaattagCGACTTTTCAACCTATAGGAATCTCAGAAGTAGCATGTAAAATATATTGCTTTATTTGCATTATCTAAAAACAATCGTGTACCTGGGCCAAAGCCTTGATGACGGTCTCGGTTTTGTAGCCTTCAATGGAGTCATGTTCAGCAAACAAAGATAGCATCACGTAGATGAAGTCGGAGTCGTGCTCTTCCACCTGGCCCTTCTGCCACCTCTGGAGATGCTCTTCCACCCAACTGCTCATAAACCCATCCACCTTCTTCGCATTTCGCTTCATTGCCCTAACCCTTCCTTGCAAATCAAGCCACCTCAAGTGCGGCACCACCGCCGAAAAATCGAAACTCGCCGTCAAATTCGCAAGTTCCCCAAACGCTTCCGTGAACCGTTCTTTCTCCGATTCGTTATCTCCATCTTCTCCAGTATCGTATCGTTTTCCGGCGATCATTTTCAGAATCATGTTTCTAGTCACTTGCCTGAACCATTTGGCCATGTCCACCGTGGTTGTTCCGCCGCACCTTGCGGACAACTCTCTTATCGCGGCACCCACCTCTGCGGCGCGGACGTGGCCGAGCGAGCCTATCCGCCTGTCGGAGAGAAGCTCGAGGGTGGTGACCTTGCGCATCTTCCGCCAGTAGGGTCCGTGCGGGCCTAATCCGAAGTTGGCGCCATGGTAGCCCAAGTATTTCATGGCGGCGGTCTCCGGCCGATCCATGAAAGCGGCATCATTCGTAATGAAGCAATCTTTAATCATTTCCTTGCTGCTAACAACAACAGCCCGGTGCATGCCGAGTTGAAGAGAGAATATCGGGCCGTAGGTATCGGCCATGGCTGCGAGCTTCCGGAAAACGGGTGTTTGGCCGGCGAGGAGGGGTAGGTGGCCCAAGATCGGCCAGGCGCTTCTTGGTTTGGGGGGCTCGACGCCGTTCTTGGCATGACGTTTGTGTTTGAAAAACTTGTATGAGTAGAAGAGGAAAAGCACTGCTACAATCGCTTGAAACGGTGACTGCAAATCCATCTGGGAaagagcagagagagagagaggggggggggggaaaggaGCTAGAACGGCAATGGCAGACCCAAGAGAGACAGAAATGTTATTTATAACTAGTTCTTGTCCCGTGCACACAacatccaaaatatatatatatataagataatagctcaaaatatgaaatgtacattatttatttatttaaagaattaatatttaaattatcattaatcATATTTATCTGTTATTTAATGTAtctaagatatatattttttattttttaattcctaaatattcatcttctatattcaataaattgaataaagaTATTAACAATGACTAtcttactttatatatataaagatattatatattattatgttatataataataagataatttgttatgatttaattaatattttaagtgtccattcatatttctcataaatagtatttatttttaattgattgatgaattaattaaatatttaatattcacataataatatattgaaaaattaatgattagcattgaaaaactcatatatttaaaattcattattaattttactgtaattagtacttattattttaaaatagttgaaaattttaaattattaatgcaaattactaaatgcaataagtactaaaagtaaattattaatgtaagttttggaggaaatttttttttttcagactatcatacttttatatatataaatatattatattatataaatataaaataattttttatgacttaattaatactttaagtgtctatttatattccttataaatagtatttatttttgattgattaatccgcatgtatttaaaattaattattaattttacggtaattagtatttattatttcaaaacaattaaaaattttaaattattaatacaataagtactaatgcaaattattaatgcaagttttgggggattttttttttctagactattctacttttatatatataaagatattatatattattatattatataaaaataaaattttatttaatagataattttctatgacttaattaatactttaagtgtctattcatattcctcataaatagtatttatttttgattgattgacgaattaattaaatatttaatattcacataataatgaaTTACAAAAcccatgattagcattgaaaaactcatgtatttaaaattaattattaattttacagtaattagtacttattatttcaaaataattaaaaattttaaattattaatgcaaattactaaatgcaaattattaatgcaagttttggaggaaattttatttttcaaactattctacttttatatatataaagattatatataaaatataatatttatattatattatataaagatataattttatataaatgaacaatttttatgacttaattaatagtttaaatatttattcatattactcataaatagtattttttttattgattgacggattaattaaatatttaatattcatataataatgtattggaaaacctatgattagcattgaaaaactcgtgtatttaaaatctattactaattttacaataattagtacatattatttcaaaacaattaaaagatttaaattactAATGtagattataaaatataaattattaatgcaataagtactaaatacaaattattgGTACAAgtttttggggaaaattttattactacttattatttcaaagcaattgaaatatttaaattattaaagtaaattacaaaatataaattattaatgcaataagtattatttacaaatcattaatataagttttggaggaaaatttattttttcaagattatcctacttttatatatatataaagataattaatttttaattttaaataaaatattaaaataatttgacaaAACTGCAAGCATCTGgtatttacatatttaataaaataaattaaaaataaacactttaacacaaaaatattaatatatatgtctatatatatatatattatatttataggAATAGGAAACTAGCCAAGTGTGGCACTGCCgtgtgtttaaattttaaaatattaaaaataacattaaaaatattttgttgtacAAACTACAAGCATACAAATACAGtctgaattaaaaataattaaaatatttcgaTCTCCCACCTACCAACTTACGTACTGTGTGGTGATATATACGGACAATAATAGAGGCAAATTGtgtctgtttttttttttttttaaatacaaaagtCAACCCTAATTATATGGGATCGATGATCAAgtggaattaattaaataaaggtAATCTTATTATTGTACAATTAATTTGATATGCCTTCATCGTTGTcattatcaattaatatttatatatatatatatatatatagttgctTGTCAATCACCATTGGCTTACAGTGAAGCAATTAAAGATGAGAAATATGGTTAGTTCTTGAGATCGACAAGACTCTCTCAATCATCTCTATTTAAATGTACAATTGTTATTTACTTAATTTAGTAACTACTAATTAATCACTAGACTTTGTTTCAATAAAGAAACTCAAAATTAGTGGTTTGAATCAACGCAAGCTTACATTTATTAGTTAATTAGGAGTACTgtttttggatttttaatttaaagtttgtCTATATCTTTAATAtgactcttaaatttaaaatacgtgataataataataataataatatgagtttgagattatatatatgtttgattattaaatttattaatatttgaataattttatatatgttataaatgtGTGATAATTAGATTAATAATAGTTTTTTTAGTTGTAAAAATTAAGGCTAAGATTGGGAATCAAGAAACCCTTATTTGAGTATATATAATCTTGTCCCAACTCGCGCGTGCCCACTTTTTTAGCTTATACATTCCAACTgacaattatttttgaaattcacaAAACATAGACAATTGTTagatattcaaaaatttgagTCATACTCATTGAAATTTAGTTGTGatatcatttgtcattttaaccTTTAAactctataaaaaaatatcaaaacaaatcaTATCAACTCTAACAAAAAGGACAACATTGAAAGTCAAAAAACTTAGATTTTCCCTCACCAAATACATTTTCCACCACCCAACCACtacctaataattaaaaaattagccCTTACGCtacaaatcaaatcaaatggttaattataataaattaaaattcatatcaCCAGATCGTGGGTTCGATTCTTTGTGCAAGTACCCccacccggatatcccaactaTCCGGACAttccaaccacccggactacccgaacgggaacGCCTATGGAAgataaaaagaatgaaacacaagataaaaaccaccctgacatgcatacacaaaaataagaacgacgaaagcgaagctaaacacatacATGCACTACGAGTAACCCGCTAGCAcaacggtcacatgataaataaatgaacatagactcatgtgccgacatacacaagagacaagaaaagacctggcacagtaaaaataatagagtaaatcctactgaACTATCAGAGTTGACCGGGACTGGCGAGActacctgtacaccataccgattCTGCTGCTAGAAGCTAACTCATTTGCCCTTGActcacgctgccactacctgaaatgatggaaaaacaaagtgagtcgagaaactcagcaagcataaagaaagaaaggctgaagacTGCACAAAACCAGTAAACttcccccagaacaccaactCCCAAGTACACACAAACCATGAGACACCACATCACAATAATATAGcttaataaaagcacataccggtcattggacccacacaagacacacggcacctgACTggactctcaccctgcaattaaaacataataagaacaaatcataataaaacttttatattttttttattttagtgagaggtttatactcgctagtgtacgagtgcagttgtagtccaaatttaaatttatattttctgaatgaattcaggtcgtccactgagagatttatttatggcaaaagaaaaagaatgtcacacacacgcacacgcatttggacaaattgacaacaaggtttttttatgagttttttttagacaacagatactagaaaataaagtaaggcagaaattgaaataaacattaaacgtaaaaatatgaatttggatagtgcttgagttaagacaatttcagtaccaacccgttgattcccaaattttagcataaaaaattagcaacattaatttaatttcagatatgagggtttgttattaaatgcaattagagatgatagttctaggttaagcaatccccatacatgatatgcgagattctaatttaagcaaccaccataaatccaattgcaattaatacacaaaacaactaaattaatcatctgggtttaggtatgatagcgtttccagttctagtaactctcatacatggaatgaaagctctaagttaggcttacgctccaatccaaacctagtgattttttaataattaatacacactcatattgaaatttaaattaatgttacttatttaaagcgcagctttctttgggaatcattggcgttggacactgtccttgccttaacccaagattagatttaactactcatttttatttgaaaattaatcgacagaaatttaaatgacgtaatttaaataacagaatttaaatgacaagaaatttaaaggcataaactaaccggccatttaggcggtggataattaaatgacaagaattaaaattgtagaaatttaaaggcataaactaaccggccatttaggcggtgaataattaaatgacaagaattaaaattacagaaatttaaaggcacaaactaaccggccatttaggtgatgaataataaagtaataataaatgacataagaatttaaaagaagaaagaaaaaaaagtaagattataagagaaagtactaaagaaaatgagaaagaacaagaacaattctcaaagagagaattataaggaaacaactaaacttttattcaagaataataatcacacttacaaatgcaatcaagtgatctatttataggccacaagatgcaatacaaaccacacaatttcaattattcaattagacataattatatctaatgggcactcacacacttaaagttaaatgaattttagctataatacacacctaatattaaatggattttagctaaaatacatacctaataaagcactcataaagttaaatggattttagctataatatccacctaatagttaaatggattttagctaaaaaatacacctaataaagctctcacataaaaaataaaaatagatttctataaattggtttttaatctttattaggattaaaaataatccttgggccttctccaaataatat from Diospyros lotus cultivar Yz01 chromosome 8, ASM1463336v1, whole genome shotgun sequence carries:
- the LOC127807822 gene encoding cytochrome P450 CYP82D47-like; this encodes MDLQSPFQAIVAVLFLFYSYKFFKHKRHAKNGVEPPKPRSAWPILGHLPLLAGQTPVFRKLAAMADTYGPIFSLQLGMHRAVVVSSKEMIKDCFITNDAAFMDRPETAAMKYLGYHGANFGLGPHGPYWRKMRKVTTLELLSDRRIGSLGHVRAAEVGAAIRELSARCGGTTTVDMAKWFRQVTRNMILKMIAGKRYDTGEDGDNESEKERFTEAFGELANLTASFDFSAVVPHLRWLDLQGRVRAMKRNAKKVDGFMSSWVEEHLQRWQKGQVEEHDSDFIYVMLSLFAEHDSIEGYKTETVIKALAQLFILAGTETPALTMTWGLSLLLNHKETLKGAQEELDLHVGKERWAEESDINNLPYLQAIVKETLRLYPSGPLSVPREARADCYVGGYHVPKGTTLIVNLWKLHRDPNAWADPGEFRPDRFLPSHERPDVRGHQLEYLPYSTGRRMCPGITASMRMVHLTLARVIQGFNFATPMDGSVDMREGSGMALSKARPVDVILTPRLSPKLYGL